A single region of the Sorghum bicolor cultivar BTx623 chromosome 7, Sorghum_bicolor_NCBIv3, whole genome shotgun sequence genome encodes:
- the LOC8070012 gene encoding stromal cell-derived factor 2-like protein, with amino-acid sequence MAAASFALALLLYLGLDLPEAAPAQSYAVDPGTVVEITYGSVIKLMHERTKFRLHSHDVPYGSGSGQQSVTSFPNVDDANSYWIVRPQPESSAKQGDPITQGTTIRLQHMRTRKWLHSHLHASPITGNLEVSCFGDENESDTGDYWRLEIEGSGKTWRQDQIIRLRHVDTGGYLHSHDRKYTRIAGGQQEVCGVGDKHPDNLWLAAEGVYLPVIQRK; translated from the exons ATGGCCGCCGCGTCGTTCGCGCTCGCGCTTCTGCTCTACCTCGGCCTCGACCTCCCCGAGGCTGCGCCGGCGCAGTCCTACGCCGTCGACCCGGGTACCGTCGTCGAG ATAACCTACGGGTCAGTGATCAAGTTGATGCATGAGAGGACCAAGTTTCGGCTGCATTCTCACGACGTGCCCTATGGATCTGGCAGCGGCCAGCAGTCGGTCACCAGCTTCCCCAACGTCGACGACGCCAATAGCTACTGG ATAGTGAGACCTCAACCAGAGTCATCTGCAAAACAAGGTGATCCCATAACACAAGGAACAACTATAAGGCTTCAGCATATGAGAACTAGAAAGTGGCTACACAGCCACCTGCATGCTTCCCCCATAACTGGAAATCTGGAG GTTAGCTGCTTTGGTGATGAGAACGAGTCAGATACTGGAGACTACTGGAG GCTTGAGATTGAGGGCAGTGGGAAAACATGGCGGCAAGACCAGATAATTAGGTTGCGGCATGTTGATACTGGTGGTTATCTGCACAGCCATGATAGGAAGTACACGCGCATTGCTGGTGGGCAGCAAGAG GTATGCGGTGTGGGTGACAAACACCCAGACAACCTCTGGCTGGCAGCTGAGGGTGTCTACCTCCCTGTAATTCAGCGCAAATAG